One region of Flavobacterium lipolyticum genomic DNA includes:
- a CDS encoding beta-ketoacyl synthase N-terminal-like domain-containing protein: MATNDNTGLEIAIIGMSCQVPGANDWRTFWNNISKGEESVYTLSEEELLKRGFVTNETNKKVHIPVIAELGNKGSFDAAFFGFTPYEAALMSPVHRMFLQSAWQALEDAGCLSESAISIYAGSGGDLPWKAHVALNSDGSTLDPLTLDFITNKDHLPTLTSYKLNLTGPSFSINTACSTSLSAVHLACRGLLFGEAKVALAGGISLMLEPRFGYEYKEGSIYSKDGHCRAFDKKATGTIGSEGVGIVILKRLEEALEDKDHIYAVIKGSAANNDGNRKVGYTAPSIEGEMECIRLAHKMAGIAPDSVSYVEAHGTGTTLGDPIEVEALNMAFENNREHNCLLGSVKNNIGHTDTAAGVVGLIKTALSLKYRQIPGTINYSDPNPKINFNEGPFYVQKELQKWESVNNEPRRAGVSSFGIGGTNVHLVLEEAPEKDKNETKETSSLFLFSAKSKSSLQNYLLKFKEFLKNESDIALDEVAYTLQTGKRHFDYRAAISCTNKEELFLYADILSNEENIGKVDEKKKTILLFFPHTNHTDIQFYSNLYKENAGFRNKIDQSIATVELGNYDLKKWMNETAVSGKSRDKLLAKVFTVLSGYTLANLLKEYGIRINFTSGVGIGEYTAACVSGILQLNEVLGMMLYDEKEVSIQPAKIPFVQTAKDITIKEGILTPQKYWVNGRSLKINASKSFSDIVQNNSAVLLEMGDSTGLTQFLNTTLAENFEENSHVTISLSQTDKAIHADDILKNTLRNLWLAGENIDWKETYADNHPAKITLPVYEFDKNEYPHVVRLNPENFNFLAKKEEKTEVREKVNVSQKKKETTSETIQSVFVEFLGEEKFDLDKDLFEIGCDSLKGMLILNKIKNELQVELSLMDFMEHSSVREVIETVETITNKQDQQVKTITI; encoded by the coding sequence ATGGCAACAAACGATAATACAGGTTTAGAAATTGCGATTATAGGAATGTCCTGTCAGGTGCCGGGAGCAAATGACTGGAGAACGTTTTGGAACAACATTTCAAAAGGAGAAGAGTCTGTTTATACCTTATCAGAAGAAGAACTTCTTAAAAGAGGCTTTGTTACAAATGAGACCAACAAAAAGGTGCACATTCCGGTCATAGCAGAATTAGGGAATAAAGGAAGTTTTGATGCTGCCTTTTTTGGATTTACACCTTATGAGGCAGCACTAATGAGTCCGGTACACCGTATGTTTTTACAATCGGCCTGGCAAGCTCTGGAAGATGCCGGATGCCTGTCAGAATCAGCAATCAGTATTTATGCGGGCAGCGGAGGTGATTTGCCCTGGAAAGCACATGTTGCCCTAAATAGCGACGGCAGTACATTAGATCCTCTTACGCTTGATTTTATAACAAACAAAGATCATTTGCCCACTTTAACGTCGTATAAATTAAATCTGACAGGTCCTTCATTTTCAATCAATACGGCTTGTTCGACTTCACTTTCAGCCGTTCATCTGGCTTGCCGTGGACTCTTATTTGGAGAAGCGAAAGTAGCTTTAGCCGGAGGTATTTCTTTAATGTTGGAGCCCAGATTCGGTTACGAATACAAAGAAGGATCTATTTATTCCAAAGACGGACATTGCAGAGCATTTGATAAAAAAGCAACGGGAACCATCGGCAGTGAAGGCGTTGGAATTGTAATACTTAAACGACTGGAAGAAGCGCTGGAAGACAAAGATCATATTTATGCCGTAATTAAAGGAAGTGCCGCCAATAACGACGGGAACAGAAAAGTAGGTTATACAGCCCCAAGTATTGAAGGAGAAATGGAATGTATAAGATTAGCGCATAAAATGGCCGGAATAGCACCTGATAGTGTGAGTTATGTAGAAGCACACGGAACAGGTACAACCTTAGGAGACCCGATTGAAGTAGAAGCACTTAACATGGCTTTTGAAAATAATAGAGAACACAATTGTTTACTGGGTTCAGTGAAAAACAATATTGGTCATACCGATACGGCAGCAGGAGTTGTAGGCTTAATAAAAACAGCACTTAGTTTAAAATACCGTCAGATACCGGGAACGATAAATTACAGCGACCCAAACCCCAAAATCAATTTTAACGAAGGCCCTTTTTATGTCCAAAAAGAGCTTCAGAAATGGGAATCGGTCAATAATGAGCCTCGTAGAGCCGGAGTAAGTTCTTTTGGAATAGGAGGAACAAACGTGCATCTGGTTTTAGAAGAAGCGCCGGAAAAAGATAAAAATGAAACAAAAGAAACATCCAGTCTTTTCCTTTTTTCGGCCAAATCAAAGAGTTCACTTCAAAATTACCTTTTAAAATTTAAGGAGTTCCTAAAAAATGAAAGCGACATTGCTTTGGACGAAGTTGCTTATACCCTTCAAACCGGAAAAAGACATTTTGATTACAGAGCCGCAATAAGCTGTACGAACAAAGAAGAGTTATTCTTGTATGCCGATATTTTAAGCAATGAAGAAAATATAGGGAAGGTTGATGAAAAGAAAAAGACGATACTCTTATTTTTTCCTCATACAAACCATACGGATATCCAATTTTACAGTAATCTCTATAAAGAAAATGCAGGCTTTAGGAATAAAATAGACCAAAGTATTGCAACAGTGGAGCTGGGCAATTATGACCTGAAAAAATGGATGAATGAAACAGCGGTTAGTGGTAAATCAAGAGATAAATTACTCGCCAAAGTGTTTACGGTACTATCCGGTTATACTTTAGCCAATTTGCTGAAAGAATATGGAATACGGATCAATTTTACTTCAGGTGTTGGAATAGGAGAATATACCGCAGCCTGTGTTTCCGGAATATTACAGTTAAACGAAGTACTCGGGATGATGCTGTATGATGAAAAGGAAGTAAGCATACAACCCGCTAAGATTCCTTTTGTACAAACAGCCAAAGACATCACTATAAAAGAAGGAATTTTAACTCCTCAAAAATATTGGGTGAATGGCAGAAGTCTGAAAATTAACGCGTCGAAATCCTTCAGTGATATTGTGCAAAACAATTCAGCTGTTCTTTTGGAAATGGGTGACAGCACAGGTCTGACACAGTTTTTAAATACCACTTTAGCTGAAAATTTTGAGGAAAATAGCCATGTCACTATTTCCTTATCGCAAACGGATAAAGCCATTCATGCAGATGACATCCTAAAAAATACTTTAAGAAATTTATGGCTCGCAGGAGAAAATATCGATTGGAAAGAAACCTATGCTGACAATCACCCTGCAAAAATCACCCTGCCAGTTTATGAATTCGATAAAAACGAATATCCGCATGTGGTCCGTCTTAACCCCGAAAATTTTAATTTTTTGGCTAAAAAAGAGGAAAAAACCGAAGTTAGAGAGAAGGTGAATGTTTCGCAGAAAAAAAAGGAAACCACTTCAGAAACTATTCAGTCTGTGTTTGTTGAATTTCTTGGAGAGGAAAAATTTGATTTGGATAAAGACCTTTTCGAAATAGGCTGTGATTCCCTGAAAGGAATGTTAATCCTCAATAAAATTAAAAATGAATTGCAGGTCGAGTTGTCTCTGATGGATTTTATGGAGCATAGTTCCGTAAGAGAAGTAATCGAAACCGTTGAGACAATTACCAACAAACAGGACCAACAAGTAAAAACAATTACCATTTAG
- a CDS encoding non-ribosomal peptide synthetase encodes MDTLQFLNYLTEENITIRLSEDNLQISYTSEEISEAVMEEIKVRKSEIVEFLKQQQETRMEASIPLAPADLMYYPLTPSQTRSWIVSHNWGDNYAYNMSKSFQFEGELDIAALEKASQELISRHESLRTVFAENESGEICQWIKSPETLNFKISHIDFRGEDTSEERLSKFIKEERGIPFDLQTGPLLKFYLIRLEADKWLFYIIIHHIICDSRSFNILIRDLFFFYKAEVMQMDALLPELRIQYKDVAVWKSKRFEDINLSKEKEYWINQLGGELPLLQLPEDYTRPVIRNSEVGMLRRTIKAESVKEFKTYCRNEGGTLFTGLMTLFNLVFYKFSEQKDIILGFPVYGRDFSELEDQIGFYADTIALRTRFEAQNTFKELFNIVNTNAFNAYENREYPFEEIVNQLQVERNPGRNTLFDVFVVLQNFDADSLEDDFLPGGLKVVEFAELKEGYSAYDLTFNFAESKEGSLFYEIEYNSAIYQEETIKRLTDHLEYLMTETIANDKIAISALESIDSGERKRISEWSRNQSNVILSDKLTGDSRTALDFGLYYFGNTGTEENQYEILMIGAAYADLNGYSAVWTPERHFNEFGGPFPNPSVLGAAVAARTKNIGIRSGSVVAGLHHPIRIAEEWSVVDNISGGRAGICFASGWNANDFVFYPENFKDRKDILIQTIEDVRSLWIGNSVNFKGIDSIEKPFKILPKPVQKEVSVWIACTGNIETYKRAGEIGAGILTGLLNLSFDELEEKIAVYRKAYKENNHKEGGDRVVLMLHTYLDETVEKAQEKARPSMKKYLLKSLEMNGKEALEKSSDPSLQKITEKSVDEMLDFSVSKYFKEGSLIGNLESSLPILNKVVKAGVNEIACLIDFGIDKTSVLEGLPYITKLKDSFNAVQKEIGATKKEDSSKSIETSVLKLFKEQYLLHPHKIAVSDGTDSLTYEALYQKSENLARYLQSKGAKKGMIIPLCINRSVDQLVGILGILLTGAAFLPIDSGFPNIRITQIIDEVNPELLVAQKENTSLFSSEIVKVDIHEVPNVRDSIFEAVAIDSSDLAYVIFTSGSTGKPKGVMISHHSLENVIVSLSQQLELDQTIKFVAVTPLIFDISLLEIFLPLITGGQVVMTNEKEGKDIYHLNNFLKENTVTHMLTTPTRWKMLLDTGWKNTENLVVMAAGEDLDQQLKNNLVALTGTGIWNLYGPTETAIISSLQFLEQDDIVNIGKPIDKTGLYVLSEEKMLMPQGAVGELYIAGSGLALGYFKDIALSDEAFVSNTVDPEMGDLLYKTGDLVKWLPDGTLKYMGRKKNQIKIRGYRIDLKEIENVLEQYQSVKKAILSLNEDENGEKELTAYLHSNEKIDYVSLRTFLKSYLPDYMIPEKFKTVKEIPVTVNGKADLKKLHLLKNNYTISNQNTFVLARNETEKQLAEIWKDLLKLEEISVNDNFFFLGGSSLKLAKMKNEIYKRFGIPPVSLTLLHQLTIASFSVEVEKLVKQTEEVDEEEYEKFNI; translated from the coding sequence ATGGATACACTACAGTTTTTGAATTATTTAACGGAAGAAAATATTACTATCCGGTTATCTGAAGATAATCTTCAAATTTCTTATACAAGTGAAGAGATTTCTGAGGCTGTGATGGAGGAAATAAAAGTACGAAAATCTGAAATCGTAGAATTTTTAAAACAGCAGCAGGAAACCAGAATGGAAGCAAGCATACCATTGGCACCCGCAGATCTGATGTATTATCCGCTCACACCTTCTCAGACAAGATCATGGATTGTGAGCCATAATTGGGGCGATAATTATGCTTACAACATGTCAAAAAGCTTTCAGTTTGAAGGAGAATTAGACATTGCAGCGCTTGAAAAAGCCAGTCAGGAATTGATTTCCAGACACGAGAGCCTTCGAACTGTTTTTGCTGAAAATGAAAGTGGTGAAATATGCCAGTGGATCAAAAGCCCTGAAACGTTAAATTTTAAGATCAGTCACATTGATTTTAGAGGAGAGGATACTTCAGAAGAAAGATTAAGCAAGTTCATTAAAGAGGAGAGGGGAATACCTTTTGACCTGCAGACCGGTCCTTTATTGAAATTTTACTTAATTCGTTTAGAGGCAGATAAATGGTTGTTTTATATTATCATTCATCATATCATTTGCGACAGCAGATCATTCAATATTCTGATACGCGATTTATTCTTTTTCTATAAAGCCGAAGTAATGCAAATGGATGCTTTATTACCGGAGCTCAGAATACAATATAAAGATGTGGCGGTATGGAAAAGCAAACGTTTTGAGGATATAAATTTAAGTAAAGAAAAAGAATATTGGATCAATCAGCTGGGAGGAGAACTGCCTTTGCTGCAATTACCTGAAGATTATACCAGACCGGTGATTAGAAATTCTGAAGTGGGGATGCTAAGACGTACCATTAAAGCCGAATCAGTAAAAGAGTTTAAGACGTATTGCAGAAACGAAGGCGGAACCTTGTTTACAGGATTGATGACTTTATTTAATTTAGTGTTCTATAAGTTTAGTGAGCAGAAAGATATTATTTTAGGATTTCCGGTGTATGGAAGAGATTTTTCTGAATTGGAAGATCAAATAGGTTTTTACGCGGATACAATTGCTTTGCGAACCCGTTTTGAAGCGCAGAATACCTTTAAGGAACTTTTTAATATTGTAAATACCAATGCTTTCAATGCCTATGAAAACAGAGAGTATCCATTTGAAGAAATCGTAAATCAGCTTCAGGTAGAAAGAAATCCGGGCAGAAATACCCTATTTGATGTATTTGTCGTATTGCAAAATTTTGACGCTGATTCTCTGGAAGACGATTTCCTTCCGGGAGGATTAAAAGTGGTTGAATTTGCAGAACTGAAAGAAGGGTATTCAGCTTATGATCTTACGTTTAATTTTGCGGAATCCAAAGAGGGAAGCCTTTTTTACGAAATCGAATACAACTCAGCAATCTATCAGGAGGAAACAATAAAACGTCTGACCGATCATTTAGAGTATTTAATGACGGAAACCATCGCAAACGATAAAATTGCTATAAGTGCTCTGGAGAGCATCGATTCTGGTGAACGTAAAAGAATTTCAGAATGGAGCCGAAATCAATCTAATGTTATTCTTTCTGATAAATTAACAGGAGATAGCCGTACAGCGTTGGATTTTGGTCTTTATTATTTCGGAAATACCGGAACAGAAGAAAATCAGTATGAAATACTAATGATTGGAGCAGCTTATGCAGATCTTAATGGTTATAGTGCAGTCTGGACACCGGAAAGACATTTTAATGAATTTGGCGGACCTTTTCCAAATCCAAGTGTCTTGGGAGCAGCCGTAGCAGCAAGAACCAAAAATATAGGCATAAGGTCAGGAAGCGTTGTTGCAGGACTTCATCATCCCATCAGAATAGCCGAAGAATGGTCGGTAGTTGATAATATTTCAGGAGGAAGAGCAGGCATCTGCTTTGCTTCGGGATGGAATGCTAATGATTTTGTTTTTTATCCTGAGAATTTTAAAGACCGAAAGGATATTTTAATTCAGACCATAGAAGATGTTCGCTCGCTTTGGATCGGAAATTCGGTAAATTTTAAAGGAATTGATTCGATAGAGAAACCTTTTAAAATATTACCAAAGCCAGTTCAGAAAGAAGTTTCTGTTTGGATTGCCTGTACCGGAAATATAGAAACCTATAAAAGAGCAGGAGAAATAGGAGCAGGAATTTTGACAGGATTGTTAAATCTTAGTTTTGATGAACTGGAAGAAAAAATTGCGGTATACAGAAAGGCTTACAAAGAAAATAATCATAAAGAAGGCGGCGACAGAGTGGTACTCATGTTGCACACTTATCTGGATGAAACGGTAGAAAAAGCACAGGAAAAAGCAAGACCATCAATGAAGAAATATTTGCTAAAGTCTCTTGAAATGAATGGGAAAGAAGCTTTGGAAAAGAGCAGTGATCCATCACTTCAAAAAATAACAGAAAAGTCAGTTGACGAAATGCTGGATTTTTCGGTGAGCAAATATTTTAAAGAAGGCAGCCTTATCGGAAATTTAGAAAGCAGTTTACCGATCTTAAATAAAGTGGTAAAAGCAGGAGTAAATGAAATTGCCTGTTTAATCGATTTTGGTATTGACAAAACAAGTGTGTTGGAAGGCTTACCTTATATCACAAAATTAAAAGATTCTTTTAACGCTGTACAAAAAGAGATTGGTGCAACTAAAAAGGAGGACAGCAGTAAGAGTATTGAAACTTCGGTACTAAAACTTTTTAAAGAACAATATCTTTTGCATCCCCATAAGATTGCAGTTTCGGACGGTACTGATTCCCTAACCTATGAAGCGCTTTACCAGAAATCAGAAAATCTGGCCCGATACTTACAATCAAAAGGAGCTAAAAAAGGAATGATCATCCCGTTGTGCATCAACCGTTCTGTTGATCAATTAGTGGGGATTTTGGGCATCCTGTTAACCGGAGCTGCTTTTTTACCCATTGATTCCGGTTTCCCAAACATAAGAATTACGCAGATCATAGACGAAGTAAATCCTGAATTACTGGTAGCTCAAAAAGAAAACACGAGTCTTTTTTCTTCCGAAATAGTAAAAGTAGACATCCATGAAGTTCCCAATGTTAGGGACAGTATTTTCGAAGCGGTAGCAATAGATTCAAGTGATCTAGCTTACGTTATTTTTACGTCAGGGTCAACAGGAAAACCAAAAGGAGTAATGATCAGTCATCATTCACTTGAGAATGTAATCGTTTCATTGTCTCAGCAATTAGAATTGGATCAAACCATAAAATTTGTAGCAGTAACTCCTCTGATATTTGATATTTCACTTTTAGAAATCTTCTTGCCTTTAATCACTGGAGGGCAGGTTGTAATGACAAATGAAAAGGAAGGAAAAGACATTTATCATCTGAATAATTTTCTAAAAGAGAATACAGTAACTCACATGCTTACGACGCCAACAAGATGGAAAATGCTTTTGGACACAGGCTGGAAAAATACAGAAAATCTGGTGGTTATGGCTGCCGGAGAAGATTTGGATCAACAACTGAAAAATAATTTGGTCGCACTTACCGGTACCGGTATCTGGAATCTTTATGGCCCAACTGAAACCGCCATCATCTCCAGTTTGCAATTTTTGGAACAAGACGATATCGTAAACATCGGAAAACCAATTGATAAAACAGGATTATATGTTTTGTCTGAAGAAAAAATGCTAATGCCTCAGGGCGCTGTCGGAGAGCTTTACATTGCAGGAAGCGGACTTGCTTTAGGCTATTTTAAGGATATAGCACTTTCAGACGAGGCGTTTGTTTCCAATACTGTTGATCCTGAGATGGGCGATTTGTTATACAAAACGGGTGATTTAGTCAAATGGCTGCCGGACGGGACTTTGAAATATATGGGACGAAAAAAGAATCAGATAAAAATCAGAGGTTATCGTATTGATTTAAAAGAAATCGAAAATGTCCTGGAACAATACCAATCCGTAAAAAAAGCAATATTGTCCCTGAATGAAGATGAAAATGGTGAAAAAGAATTGACAGCCTATCTGCATAGCAATGAAAAAATAGATTATGTGTCATTAAGAACATTTCTGAAAAGCTATTTACCGGATTATATGATTCCCGAAAAATTTAAGACCGTAAAGGAAATCCCGGTAACCGTAAACGGAAAAGCAGATCTCAAAAAATTACACCTTCTTAAAAATAATTATACCATAAGCAATCAAAACACTTTTGTATTGGCGAGAAATGAGACGGAAAAGCAGTTAGCGGAGATTTGGAAGGACTTATTAAAACTGGAAGAAATAAGCGTAAACGATAACTTCTTTTTTCTGGGAGGAAGCAGTTTGAAACTTGCAAAAATGAAAAATGAAATCTATAAACGATTCGGTATACCGCCCGTTTCTTTAACCTTATTGCATCAGCTTACTATAGCCTCTTTCTCGGTTGAGGTAGAAAAATTAGTCAAACAGACGGAGGAAGTTGACGAAGAGGAATACGAGAAATTCAATATTTAA
- a CDS encoding PLP-dependent aminotransferase family protein — translation MMEKIISQPSIDVVNPLLFSMGEDVMGFLNEVQLQYPEAISFASGRPDAKYFNIGQFSECLDYFVQHNVCEKGIEENIVLENLGQYNRTKGIINTEVAKYLFIDEFIKVNPEDILITVGAQEAIAIGITTLCDRENDVILVEDPAYIGITHFAKINDYKIESIPVIVNESSIKAIEDKILEHQEKGKKVKVVYVIPDFQNPTGNSMSLSNRHKLLALARLYDFVIFEDNAYGDFYYENEKLPTLKSLDENDTVIYLRSLSKTIYPSLRLCLMVVTQKVKVQGKIFALSDLMAKTKGYVTVNTPSIMQAMFGGLLLKNKFSLESLNAEKRTGMKEKRDQLLESLNHFFNKETQYWAENISWNLPAGGFFLILKVPFKVTKEDVIRCAEVNKVIFTPMSFFYMNEGGEKELRLAFSNVTKEEIINGVQRLSEFIKSKVKNQ, via the coding sequence ATGATGGAAAAAATAATTTCGCAACCGTCAATCGATGTTGTAAACCCATTATTATTTTCTATGGGCGAAGATGTGATGGGATTTCTAAACGAAGTTCAGTTGCAATATCCTGAGGCAATTTCATTTGCATCAGGCAGACCAGACGCTAAATATTTCAATATCGGGCAATTTTCTGAATGTCTGGACTATTTTGTACAGCATAATGTTTGTGAAAAAGGGATTGAAGAAAATATAGTTTTGGAAAATCTGGGACAGTACAACAGAACCAAAGGAATCATAAATACAGAAGTTGCAAAATATCTGTTTATTGATGAGTTTATAAAAGTAAATCCAGAAGATATCCTTATCACAGTAGGAGCACAAGAAGCCATCGCCATTGGAATAACAACGCTTTGCGATCGGGAAAATGATGTTATTCTGGTAGAAGATCCCGCTTACATTGGGATAACACATTTTGCAAAAATCAATGACTACAAAATTGAAAGTATTCCGGTTATTGTAAATGAATCTTCCATAAAAGCAATTGAAGATAAAATTTTGGAGCATCAGGAAAAGGGTAAAAAAGTAAAAGTGGTTTACGTAATTCCCGATTTTCAAAACCCTACCGGAAACAGCATGTCTTTGTCCAACCGCCATAAACTTCTGGCATTGGCACGTTTGTATGATTTTGTGATATTTGAAGACAATGCCTACGGTGATTTTTATTATGAAAACGAAAAATTGCCTACTCTAAAATCGTTGGATGAAAATGATACTGTAATCTACTTGAGATCCCTTTCAAAAACGATATACCCTTCTTTACGTCTTTGTTTAATGGTCGTTACACAAAAAGTAAAAGTACAGGGTAAAATTTTTGCCCTAAGCGATTTAATGGCGAAAACGAAAGGATACGTCACTGTAAATACCCCATCAATAATGCAGGCCATGTTTGGCGGTTTATTACTAAAGAACAAATTTTCGCTCGAATCCTTAAATGCTGAGAAACGGACAGGTATGAAAGAAAAGAGAGATCAGCTTTTAGAAAGTCTGAATCATTTCTTTAATAAGGAAACACAGTACTGGGCAGAAAATATCAGTTGGAATTTACCTGCAGGAGGTTTTTTCTTAATTCTTAAAGTGCCATTTAAAGTGACTAAAGAAGATGTTATAAGATGCGCAGAAGTCAATAAAGTAATTTTTACCCCTATGTCTTTTTTTTACATGAACGAAGGAGGCGAAAAGGAGTTGAGGCTGGCCTTTAGTAATGTCACCAAAGAAGAAATCATAAACGGAGTGCAAAGATTGTCTGAGTTTATAAAATCGAAAGTAAAAAACCAATAA
- a CDS encoding VOC family protein, which yields MENNNEIIVSDFFNMEYDFVEYYVGMAKMVVFWHVKALGFEVIAYAGPETGVLDRCSYYIVKNDIKLVITSASQPSSYKIVSFVDLHGNGIKRLAINVDNVKDFFERAMKNGAIPVEHPHLTSDENGFVEQASLKMFDDNEIVLINYDNYNGDFLPGYKNVQSEWNFEGEDTGLQKIDHVACALRLNEINLWEKYFNNIFLSKTVVEFDERKVKGEKKIGMLLKVLQSGNKSINNVLVEPEHGVKNQVQLFIDQNYGTGIQHIAFESNNIIKSVKALRESGVKFTRYPDSYYEKLASKYPELDVEPLKKHGILCDVLEGALLFQIFTTPIGDRATFFYEIVQRVNDYQGFGLDNIYALFEAMEEELTLSNKI from the coding sequence ATGGAAAACAACAATGAAATAATCGTATCTGATTTTTTTAATATGGAGTACGATTTTGTCGAGTATTATGTGGGTATGGCTAAAATGGTAGTATTCTGGCACGTTAAAGCATTAGGTTTTGAAGTGATAGCTTACGCCGGACCGGAAACAGGTGTTTTAGATCGTTGTTCTTATTATATCGTAAAAAATGATATAAAACTGGTGATCACCTCAGCATCACAGCCTAGTTCGTACAAAATAGTTTCTTTCGTAGATCTTCACGGGAACGGTATCAAGAGACTGGCCATAAACGTTGATAATGTTAAGGACTTCTTCGAAAGAGCTATGAAAAATGGGGCAATACCAGTAGAACATCCGCATTTAACCTCAGATGAAAATGGTTTTGTAGAACAGGCATCTTTAAAAATGTTTGATGATAATGAAATTGTACTCATCAATTATGATAATTATAATGGAGACTTTCTTCCGGGATATAAAAATGTACAGAGCGAATGGAACTTTGAAGGAGAAGATACCGGTCTGCAAAAAATTGACCACGTAGCTTGTGCCTTAAGACTCAACGAAATCAATTTATGGGAAAAGTATTTTAACAACATCTTCCTTTCTAAAACCGTGGTCGAATTTGACGAGAGAAAAGTAAAAGGCGAAAAGAAAATAGGGATGTTATTGAAAGTGCTTCAATCCGGTAATAAAAGCATTAATAACGTTTTGGTTGAACCGGAACATGGCGTAAAAAATCAGGTACAATTGTTTATCGATCAAAACTACGGAACCGGAATACAGCATATCGCTTTTGAATCAAACAACATTATTAAATCTGTAAAAGCATTGAGAGAGTCCGGTGTGAAATTTACCAGATATCCGGATTCTTACTATGAAAAATTAGCTTCGAAATATCCTGAATTGGACGTAGAACCTTTAAAAAAGCACGGGATCTTGTGCGATGTTTTAGAGGGAGCCCTGCTCTTTCAAATCTTTACCACACCTATAGGAGACAGAGCTACATTTTTCTATGAAATAGTACAAAGAGTAAATGATTATCAGGGCTTTGGTTTAGATAATATCTACGCTCTGTTTGAAGCAATGGAAGAAGAACTGACACTTTCGAATAAAATTTAA
- a CDS encoding FAD-binding oxidoreductase, translated as MTGCKTDIINAIIEIVGHDYVLMNAELLYNYSRDCTSDEESIPSAVILPKDEKEISKILKICNETKTSITVRGGGTGVSRGALSHTNGLILSLERLNKIIEINKIDRIVTAESGVITQDLRNAVLKEGLNFPQNISSANACFIGGNIAVSSGSPKSLKYGTTKDYVINLEIVLPDGSIIWTGKNVTKNATGYNLTQLFTGSEGTLGIITKVVLKLVPPVKELLLMIPFTKIEKLFEGVQQFFVKGYDASSIEFIDQKGVELASKFLDKKQWNSKRIEGILWIELEGTDSEKLMQQAIEISEFISTYTPEEISIADTQNEVKALWEMRSKIGEAVIHHVFFRDIDIVVPRSKIDEMYKSIAGIAQKYDFEYTVFGHVGNGNFHVNIFQDKQSSKKQWEDHLAIWVKAIFLRALELGGTISGEHGVGKINLPYLEDAMTNHQIHIINGIRELFDKNRIIN; from the coding sequence ATGACAGGCTGCAAGACCGATATTATAAATGCTATAATTGAAATAGTGGGGCATGACTATGTATTAATGAATGCTGAGTTATTGTACAATTATTCCAGAGACTGCACCTCTGATGAAGAGAGTATACCCTCGGCAGTAATCTTACCTAAAGATGAAAAAGAGATATCAAAAATTCTTAAAATCTGTAATGAAACCAAGACCAGTATCACCGTGAGAGGCGGTGGTACCGGAGTCAGCAGAGGAGCATTATCTCATACAAACGGCCTGATACTTTCGCTGGAACGGTTGAATAAAATCATCGAGATTAATAAAATCGACAGGATTGTTACAGCAGAGTCAGGAGTGATCACTCAGGATTTGCGTAATGCGGTTTTAAAAGAAGGTCTAAATTTTCCGCAAAACATCAGCAGTGCCAACGCTTGTTTCATAGGTGGAAATATAGCAGTATCGAGTGGCAGTCCAAAATCATTGAAATATGGTACGACTAAAGATTATGTCATCAATTTAGAGATTGTTTTACCTGATGGAAGTATTATATGGACAGGAAAAAATGTAACTAAAAATGCAACCGGTTATAATCTTACCCAATTGTTTACCGGAAGCGAAGGAACACTGGGCATCATCACTAAAGTAGTATTAAAACTAGTTCCTCCCGTGAAAGAACTGCTTCTCATGATTCCCTTTACTAAAATTGAGAAGCTGTTTGAAGGCGTACAGCAGTTTTTTGTAAAAGGATACGACGCTTCAAGTATTGAATTTATTGATCAGAAAGGAGTAGAGCTGGCCTCAAAATTTCTGGATAAAAAACAATGGAATTCTAAACGTATTGAAGGGATTTTATGGATCGAACTTGAAGGCACAGATTCAGAAAAACTAATGCAGCAGGCTATTGAAATCAGTGAATTTATCAGCACTTACACACCAGAAGAAATTAGCATAGCAGATACCCAAAACGAAGTGAAAGCACTATGGGAAATGCGTTCTAAAATTGGAGAAGCGGTTATTCATCATGTGTTTTTCAGAGACATCGACATTGTAGTACCCCGTTCTAAAATTGATGAAATGTACAAATCAATTGCAGGGATAGCCCAAAAATATGATTTTGAATACACGGTTTTCGGACATGTTGGGAATGGAAATTTTCATGTCAATATTTTTCAGGACAAACAAAGCAGTAAAAAGCAGTGGGAAGACCATCTGGCAATTTGGGTGAAAGCCATTTTCCTCAGAGCACTAGAACTGGGCGGAACCATTTCGGGAGAACACGGAGTTGGTAAAATTAATCTTCCCTATTTAGAAGATGCCATGACCAACCATCAGATCCATATAATAAACGGCATCAGGGAGCTATTCGATAAAAACAGAATCATAAATTAA